CAAAAATGGGAGACCTTTACTGTAAGTTTGCTAACAAAATAATGTTTCAGATACTGTTTTATTTCAAAATATGCTAAAGAAGATATGTTAGACCTGTAAAGGCAAAAACAATATTAAAAACTATCTATTAGAAATCTTCGTGAACAATGCAGGTAACCACATATGCAAAAAATAGCTATCGTAAACTTTGAACTTAATAAAAGAGCAATCTATGTTCTCAAATCATTTATCAAATTGCTCGAGCATCGAGTAAAAATACTTAGTTTTGTTGTTCAAGCCCACCCCGACAAAAATTCAATCAATGCAACTTTTTTCTTTCTAATAGATTCAAACTTAAAACCAGAAGATTTACTTGTCGAACTAAAAAAACAATTTCAAATCAAGAATTTAAAAATTCAAAGTATGCTAGTTACTCGTCGCCAGCAAAGATCAATCTTTTTCACGCTTAACGATTTATATTATCTTTTGGGCGCGCTGAGAAGCCTAGGAGAGGGGGGATCAACGATACTGTACTATATGGGGGTTAAAGCTGGAAAATCGCTGGCAGAGAAAATGCAAGCCTCTTCAAAAGAAGAGGAGAAAGAATTAGAAAATATGCTCTTATACAATCAGAATTTGGGACATGGAATTTTCAGCATAGAAACCTATATCAATAAAACGTACTGTAGGATAAAAGCTCAAGAATTGCTGGAGTGCGCAGGCGTAAAGAGCTCGAGGCCTAACAGTCAATTATTCAGGGGAATGCTGGCGGGTTTTCTATCAAAATTATGGAATAGAGAGGCGATAGTTAGGGAGATCATGTGCATAGCGATGGGAGATCCCTACTGCGAATTTGAGGTAAAATAAGCTCTACACCACCGGGGGTTGTCTGCTGTAAAAGTATATTCCGGCTGCCATTACTACATAGCTTATCACATAGAGTAGATCGAGAAGGTTACCCGGATAATAACCTCCTATAGTAAAGTATGGTAAATCACTTATGGTCAAAAGGAGCAATCCAATAGAGAACACATATAACCCCTTCGTGATCTTACTCCTGTAAAAAA
The DNA window shown above is from Thermoproteales archaeon and carries:
- a CDS encoding 4-vinyl reductase; protein product: MQKIAIVNFELNKRAIYVLKSFIKLLEHRVKILSFVVQAHPDKNSINATFFFLIDSNLKPEDLLVELKKQFQIKNLKIQSMLVTRRQQRSIFFTLNDLYYLLGALRSLGEGGSTILYYMGVKAGKSLAEKMQASSKEEEKELENMLLYNQNLGHGIFSIETYINKTYCRIKAQELLECAGVKSSRPNSQLFRGMLAGFLSKLWNREAIVREIMCIAMGDPYCEFEVK